Below is a window of Rhodamnia argentea isolate NSW1041297 chromosome 11, ASM2092103v1, whole genome shotgun sequence DNA.
TGGTGGAGGAGGCCAAGTGGATGAGGCAGGAGAAGAAGACGCTGAAGCTGTTCACGCCGTGCTGGGAGAACATGTACAGCGGCAGCCTCTCCGATGCCTGGACCCCGATTAACCTGGACCACCCCGCGACATTCGAGACCCTCGCAATGGAGGCGGCAGCCAAGGAGTTCATCAAGGAGGACTTGAAGAGGTTCGTCAAGAGGAGAGAGTATTACAGGAAAGTAGGCAAGGCGTGGAAGAGGGGCTACTTGCTGTACGGTCCGCCGGGGACGGGGAAGTCGAGCCTGATCGCGGCTATGGCGAATTACTTGAAGTTCGACATTTACGACCTCGAGATGACCGAGCTGACCCGGAACTCGGAGTTGAGGAAGCTGCTGGTGGCAACGGCAAACCGGTCAATCCTGGTGGTTGAGGACATCGACTGCACCATTGAGTTCCACGACCGCATTGCCCGGTCGGCAAGCCCCTCCTCCCGCGGCGAACCGGAGAATCAGGTTTGTCTCTTCATACTTTGATCATTCAGATTTGATCTTTAATGTTAGGAGACTAGATAAAATATACTCAACTCATGATCTCGAggctttgacaaaaaaaataaataaataaaactcaTGATCTCGAGGCCACTCGTAAAAAGAAAACTTTGTTACCTATGCAAACAAATTTTCCAACCTAGTCAACTGAAATTTCCAATTGGTTGACTTAATCAGTCAAGACATGTTAGATTGATCAATTCTTGGACAAAATATAACATAAAATTATTAGAGTACTCGACACGTGGCTTCTTCTTTATGGGAGTTCCTTGGAAACTTCATTTTGGCCTTTCGGGGAGGACCATGTAATGTCCCCTTGCTGCTTCATATGGTAATCACCATCGCCCCTGGGATGCCGCAGGTCACATTATCAGGCTTCCTCAATTTCACCGACGGGCTCTGGTCGAGCTGCGGCGACGAGCGGATCATAATCTTCACCACAAACCACAAAGAAAAGCTCGACCCGGCTCTTCTCCGGCCCGGCCGTATGGACGTCCACGTCCACATGTCTTACTGCACCCCGTGCGGGTTCAGGCTCCTTGCCTCGAACTACCTCGGGGTCGAGGACCACACGCTCTTCGGAGAGATCGAGGGTTTGGTCCACGCTGCCGAAGTCACCCCGGCCGAAGTcgcggagcagatgatgaagagcgaGGAGCCCGGGGATGCGTTGAAGGACATGGTTGAGTTCCTCAAGATGAAGATCAAGGAAAATGAGGAGCGAAAGGCCAAGAAGGTTGAGGAGCAGGAAGTGTCGGcagagaaagaggagaaaaaggagGTGCAAGTGGTGGAAAAGATGAACGGGAAGGAAGACAACTAAGGCAGATGATGACGAAATATACGAACGATTTAATAGACAATCAAACATGTTTGATTTATGGAAAAACTTTACATCCATTGTAAAGAAAGAATCTTCGCAAATAGACCTTTGTCTAATAGCCAATGACTTCGTAAATCGCGCATGGGCACCACACCATGGCCATTGTGACCGGCACCTTTCACCTAACTTTATCTGCACCGCTAACAATCGTCACTCTTCGCCGCCGCCTGCAGTAATTCACCGTTTTCACCGTTACCAATCTCGAATTGAATCATTGTGATGCTGATTCCTTCTATGCATATCCTATCATGTCTCTCTTAACttaattaatttgtttatttttacttaTATTAGTCAATTAAGAGATCTGTACCTAAAGATTATCAGACGCAATTAAAACTCTTCGATGTTATCAAATCCCAAAATCCAACATGTGCAACTTCAAAATGACGTAAACCGCTTATTGGGCCTGGCCCATTCATGTTCCGACGCTTGCAAACGGCCTGACATGATCCTAAATTCAGGCCTGGACAACGGGTCCTGTCCGGTCCGATCCGAACCGCCCCGTTTTCCCTTGTCACGTCCTCCGGTTCTCGCCAATCAGTTCGCTGTGATTTTCCGCTTTTCGTTCTCGTGTGAACAAGGTTTTCGAAGTTCATAATATTTCTTTTGCTCCCTGCCTTCGATCTCGAAGCCTGTACCAGAAGCGAGCCGTCCCGATTCAACCGATCCAGATCTCGGGTTGGTGTGAACACAATCTACCTTCATTTTCGAAGCTTCGAATGATCCTGCTCTCGCggattttgtttttgctttcttgaatttttccttcCCCGTTCGTTTAATCAGTGTCGATCGATTCAGGTTTCAGAGAGACAGGAGGCGAGAAAGATACGAGATGGACCCAGATTCAGTTAAATCCACtctccaaaatttagcatttggGAATGTAATGGCTGCCGCTGCTCGCGATTATCAAAAGGTGtgcttttttgaatttttctagcGTTGgggttcattttcttttgttgttctATTCGTTTGATTATCCGGGTTGTTGGCATTTTTAGTTCTGTGTTTCAAAATTGCCGAAAGCTGGGAAATTTCAATGGCTATATCTTGCTGTTGCTGGGAGTTGCTCCTTTTGATGTAGTGGATGTTGAGATTGGATTCGATTGCAGCAACTCATATTATCAGCTAGATTTGATcgatttttcttctctctctgttttttttttttttttagttcttacTGTTTTTGTGAAGGGCTTTGAAAGTTCGAGTGTAAGCTCTAGCCTTTTGTACATTCTTTTCTCTCCGTGTTGGGCTTGACTGTCTACTGATTTTCACAGGAGATTCTAACCCAACAAAAAGCTCAAACTTCCACTTCTACCAACCTGGAGGTTGATCTTGATGAGTTGATGGATGTAAGTGTGTATCTTCTGTTATGATCCTTTACATGTAAATTCGTAAGCATTGTATCATAGTTTCTATTTTGTAGTTTAAATATCGCCTTTCGATGACAGGATCCTGAACTGGAAAAACTGCATGCTGATCGGATTGCGGCCCTCAAGGTGAGAAAATTTCCCTACTTGTGAGTTATAAATATGAGGTATCAGTGGTAGATTTGTCAGTTTCATTGTCCTTTTTTCTGTTCTGATTGAACAGAAAGAAGCTGAGAAGCGCCAAGCATTGAAGCGGCAGGGACATGGCGAATACAGGGAGATAACTGAGGGCGATTTCTTGGGCGAAGTCACTGGAAGTGAAAAAGCGATCTGTCACTTTTATCACCGAGAGTTCTACCGTTGCAAGTAATGCCAGTAGAATATTCTTCGTCACTCGCAAGTCTTGGAGTCTTGGTGTTTACTTGGTGTTCAATTGTGTACGTGTTTATACTTGGGTAATGCCTTCACAGAATAATGGACAAGCATCTGAAGACACTTGCTTCAAAGCATTTGGATACGAAGTTCATCAAGCTCGATGCAGAGGTTAGTTGACATTTGCTAGAAGTTATTCCAAAGCAATGAAATGAGAGTGCTAATTGCTGCTGTTAGCTGTGATGCAGAATGCGCCCTTTTTCGTGGCGAAACTAGGAGTGAAAACATTGCCCTGTGTAATACTTTTCAGGTCAGGCTTAGCATTATATCTCTGCAATGACATTGAAGCTTGAGGTGATCCAGAGAGTTACTCTGTTCATGTTTCCCCTAAGATGATCTGTTAAGCTTGAGGTTTCCTTCACTCCTATTTCAGGAAAGGGATTGCAGTAGATAGACTAGTGGGATTTCAAGATCTTGGAGGGAAAGATGACTTTTCTACAAGGGCACTGGAGGCTCTTCTGCTCAagaaaggtctctctctctctctctctctctctctctctctctctctcttatgcgCACACGCACCACGCATGAGCGTGCAATTACATGCATGAATTTGATAATTAAATGCTCATTGACGTACAGGCATAGTAAGTGAGAAGAAggacgatgaagatgatgaaggtaGCGAATATCTGGAAAATAGGCACAGAAGTGTGAGATCTTCTGTGGATCCAGATTCTGATTCTGACtaaaaatgggaagaaaatgCCGTCTCTTTTCTTGAAGATTTTGTAGCTTTTGCGGCGCATGCTGTATAATTGTTctcataatttttgttttttgctatCGTGTTTTCAACATTCAAATGCAGTCGACACGTATTTCCAGCAAGTTTGAAGCTTGATTCTGTATCTgactagaaaaaaagaaagccacatgcagcttttttcttaaatttttgtaGCTTCCATACCGCATGTTGGGTTAACTATGTCAAATATGTTGAGATTTCGCTATTCAAATGGAGTTACCTGCGAATGTTGCTCTAGTTTTTGGATCACAATCACATAGCTTATGTGCCTGGGACACCTTCAATCAAAGAGTTCGTGAATAGAGAAATATGACTTGCACAAGTTTTGCATCTCCTGCTTAGCTGAGAATTGTACTTTTATATAACTTGCAATTGTTGTTGGTGTGTGCTTTTGCTCGTTTACGTTTCCACCGTGATTCAAGACACCGCTTGATTTGAGAACGAAAGACACGATTAGCAAAAAcactctcctttttttctccaaatagAAAGAGTCCGAAGAAAGAAAGTCTTTTCTCACTTCTTTTAGCGCTagagaaaaaattgtcaaagagTGTACTTTGAATAGAATGAAATACAATAGATCTTTGTCCAATAATAATTAACTTtttactaaaacttgtcaaacgggtgggtcgaaTTGACCCATTAATCCATTTATGATTCATTTATGTGTaatgtaagttttttttattcatattcgaCCAATATCAGATTcgatccatattactaaaaaattttcatatttaatgcAATATAAGAgaacttatttcttataaatttttgaaaaattgtattactaaatcattgtggacaatttttataatttgaaaaaattgacttttttttttatataagtttaagaaaaaattctgaattttttattttctattttttttcttctaagaccGGCAAGGGTCGTCGGTCACAAGCGAAGGCCtgcgaccctcgtcggccattaGGCAAGACCCGGATCTGGTGAGGGCTATGAAACCCTCTCGGGCAGTAGGCAAGAAATTTCTTTGTTCGTACTGAACTGCTTGCATGATAAAACCTCGAATATTTGGGGAGGAACGCAACGAAACTGTCCCATGAGTTAAGCAAACTTTACAATGTTACAAAGAACATCGGGACGTTATAGCTATTCTTGGTAGGGCTCAACTCCTTTTTATATCAAAGGTATTTACCGGTTCCTGGGGCAAATATGTTGGTCCAGAAGAAACAATCCTACATTAGCTATACAGTCGCCTTGCATATATATGCCCGAGACATTGCCCTTGCTACGGGCTTTGTCTCATGtagattaaaaaattcatatataaaTTTACATGCTAATTTAGACCCAATTTGAAAGGTTTCGAGCACTTTACAATAGAAAGGTTGATAAtcagaaaattgtccaaaaagcgtTAAACGTATTgcacttttactaattcagtaaTAAATcttgtaattttgtcaattgagtcataaaacattttcacgttttgccaatttagtctactCGGCTAATTTCGGCGGATAACCGCTAACGTGGACATAGGCCGTTCGACATGGCACAACTAACACCGATATGGAAAATaatcttttgtcatttttggaattttctattttttattttattttttctattttttttcctttcctttttttattttctttgtttatttgttcTTCAGTGGCCGCCGAGGGTCGGTAAGCCCTCGCCAGCACCTAGCGAGGGCGTTGCGATCATTGTTGGCTttgtcacgtaggacaaccggcaTCTACATCATCGATTTATGGTCAAAATCGGCAGGATGAagtcaattggtaaaatatgaaaatgtttaggaatcgattgataaaatcaaaaggtttaatattgaattgacaaaagcgcaataaatttaagattttttgaagaattttcccTGTTGATGACAGTAGTGACAAAGCAATACATTTGccagaaataaagagaaaatttttgCAGAGTGTTCAAAACTCAAGTGGAGTCAAAAGTCAACACTCGAGAGGGataagagggaaaaggaaacgAATTTTCCCGGGAGAATTGGAAAAGACGTTGGTGGACTGGAGTCGGTTTAGGCTTTCCAACATGATATCAAATGTTGTTTGAGCGGATTGGCCTTGGAATTCGCATGACACTGCGTGAACTCGGAGAGTCTCCATGTTCCTGTCTGTTGGAAACCCACGTCATGTCCGAAAACCGCTCCGCTCCACTGGAAAATTGTGAGGCCACgctccctcttcttcctcaaaaccctctccctctccaagAGCACCCCCCCGGAGGAAGAGCAATAAAAGATCATAACACATTCTTCACCTGCTTTCTG
It encodes the following:
- the LOC115736414 gene encoding protein HYPER-SENSITIVITY-RELATED 4-like, whose protein sequence is MESTSSSESKIATAKAVFSAAASVTATVMLARSITHDLLPDDLQYYLSSAVHGFLARFSSQLTLVIEEYEGLVSNQIYDAAQIYLSAKISPTTRRLRVAKPEGEDNLNISMEPREEVVDTFGGAKLRWVMASRMVETGLGASRGRWRTMGPVATESEARFFELSFHKKHKDMVMSTYLPHVVEEAKWMRQEKKTLKLFTPCWENMYSGSLSDAWTPINLDHPATFETLAMEAAAKEFIKEDLKRFVKRREYYRKVGKAWKRGYLLYGPPGTGKSSLIAAMANYLKFDIYDLEMTELTRNSELRKLLVATANRSILVVEDIDCTIEFHDRIARSASPSSRGEPENQVTLSGFLNFTDGLWSSCGDERIIIFTTNHKEKLDPALLRPGRMDVHVHMSYCTPCGFRLLASNYLGVEDHTLFGEIEGLVHAAEVTPAEVAEQMMKSEEPGDALKDMVEFLKMKIKENEERKAKKVEEQEVSAEKEEKKEVQVVEKMNGKEDN
- the LOC115736416 gene encoding thioredoxin domain-containing protein PLP3B, with protein sequence MDPDSVKSTLQNLAFGNVMAAAARDYQKEILTQQKAQTSTSTNLEVDLDELMDDPELEKLHADRIAALKKEAEKRQALKRQGHGEYREITEGDFLGEVTGSEKAICHFYHREFYRCKIMDKHLKTLASKHLDTKFIKLDAENAPFFVAKLGVKTLPCVILFRKGIAVDRLVGFQDLGGKDDFSTRALEALLLKKGIVSEKKDDEDDEGSEYLENRHRSVRSSVDPDSDSD